DNA sequence from the Nitrososphaerota archaeon genome:
TAGAGACATTATACGAAAATTACAACATCGGAATGAATGTCTTTAGAACTGCCAAGGGTGGCAGGGACAAAATCCGGGAATAATTTTAACAAAGCGCGATCAGGCATTTTCAATACCATCACGTTCTAAAATTAATATAGAGTTTATCTTGGTCAGTTGTTGCGGGGTCTTACATGCACACTGACAAAATTGAAAAATTTCTAGAAAAGCAAAAGACAGCGCTTGCAAGCGGAGGTCAGGACAGAATAAAGGCTCAGCATGAAAAGGGAAAACTCACCGCCAGAGAGAGAATCCATCTTTTATTGGATGAAGGAAGCTTTACGGAAATTGATGCGCTAACAACTCACCATTATTACGAATATGACATGCAGAAAAAGAAATTCTTTACCGATGGTGTCGTCACTGGCTATGGCACCATCAATGGTAGACAGGTCTTTGTCTTTGCGTATGATTTTACAGTTCTTGGCGGCACACTATCACAGATGGGCGCCAAAAAAATTACAAAACTAATGGACCATGCGGTGCGAACAGGCTGCCCAATTATAGGAATTGCTGACTCTGGTGGTGCAAGAATTCAGGAAGGAATATTGAGTCTTGATGGATTTGCAGATATCTTTTATCACAATGAGCTCGCATCTGGCGTCGTCCCGCAGATCACTGCAAGCATTGGACCTTCTGCTGGCGGTGCGGTGTATTCTCCTGCGATGACTGACTTTGTCATAATGGTGGAAAAGGAAGGAACGATGTACGTGACAGGTCCAGAAGTGGTAAAGACTGTTCTTGGCGAGGAAGTATCTTTTGAGGATCTTGGAGGCGCAATGGCACACGGAACCAAGTCAGGTGTTGCTCACTTTGTCGCAAAAAATGAATACGATTGTTTTGATAAAATCAAGACTCTACTTTCATACATTCCGTCAAACAACACAGAAGAAGCGCCACACGTTGTAACCGACGACGATCCGAACAGGACAGATCACAACTTGATAAACAAAATTCCTGAAAACTCGCTTCAACCATACGACATGAAGGAGATACTTCTCTCCATTGTGGACAACAACCAATTATTTGAGGTCCATGAGTTATTTGCGCAAAACGTAATTGTTGGATTTGCAAGAATGAACGGTAGAACTGTGGGTATTGTGGCAAACCAGCCTATGTCTCTGGCAGGCGCACTAGACATAGATTCTTCAAACAAGGCTTCACGCTTCATTAGGTACTGCGATGCATTTAACATTCCAATTATCACATTTGTGGACACGCCAGGCTACATGCCTGGAACCCACCAGGAACACAACGGAATAATCAGACATGGAAGTAAGCTTCTCTATGCCTACTGCGAAGCCACAGTTCCAAAAATCACACTAGTAATTGGCAAAGCATATGGCGGAGCATACATTGCCATGGGAAGCAAAAACCTTCGAACCGACATTAACTATGCGTGGCCTACTGCACAGATTGCCGTACTTGGTTCAGAGGCCGCAGTAAAAATCATGAACAAAAAAGATCTTGACAATGCCAAAAACCCAGACGAGCTCAAAAAACAATTAACAGCTGAATTTAATGAAAAGTTTGCAAATCCGTATGTTGCAGCATCGACAGGATCTGTAGATGCAGTAATTGACCCTGCCCAAACCAGACCGATGTTGATCAAGGCACTTGAAATGCTTGCAAACAAGAGAGACAAACAGCTTCCTCGAAAACATGGAAACATAAACCTGTGATACTATGATAAAAAAAGTTCTAATCGCAAATAGGGGAGAAATAGCATTACGTGTAATTCGAACGTGCAAGGCACTTGGACTCAAGACAGTTGCGGTATATTCTGATGAAGATTACAACTCACTCCATGTCAAAAAGGCAGACGAGGCATTCTATATCGGCAAAGCAGCTCCTCGAGAGAGCTATCTCAACCAAGAAAGAATTCTTGATGCGATACTAAAGTCTGGCTCTGATGCGGTTCACCCTGGTTATGGATTCCTCTCAGAAAACTCTGACTTTGCACAACTATGTGAGGACAACAAGATCAATTTCATTGGACCATCAGCTGCCTCAATGGATCTCTGCGGTGATAAAATGCGTTGCAAGGCAGCAATGTTCAAGGCAAAGGTGCCGACAGTTCCTGGCAGTCCTGACCTAGTCAAGGATGTCGAGGAGGCACTAGACATTGCGAATGAAATTGGATATCCGGTTTTGCTAAAATCAGTATATGGCGGAGGAGGAAGAGGAATCAGACTAGTCAACAACGACAAGGAACTCAGGGAAGCATACGAGACAGTAACTGGCGAATCCATTGCGGCATTTGGCAAGTCTGCAATCCTAGTTGAGAAATTCCTAGAAAAAATCAGGCACATTGAATACCAGATGGCGCGAGACAAGCATGGAAATGCGGTGCATATCTTTGAGAGAGAGTGCTCAATTCAGCGACGCAACCAAAAACTAATCGAGCAGACCCCATCACCAGTAGTTGACCAAAAGACAAGAGACCGGATAGGCGAACTTGTGGTAAAGGCAGCAGAGGCAGTAGACTATACCAACCTTGGTACTGCAGAATTCCTCCGAGCAGACAATGGCGATTTCTATTTCATTGAAATAAACGCAAGGCTTCAAGTAGAGCACCCAATCACGGAGCTGGTCTCTGGCTTGGACTTGGTAAAACTGCAACTAGACATTGCAAACGGTGAGCCGTTGCCGTTTAAGCAAAAAGACTTACACATGAATGGTTATGCAATTGAATGCAGAATCAACGCAGAGGACACGTTCTTAGACTTTGCGCCATCGACGGGCCCAGTTCCGGATGTTACAATACCGTCTGGTCCTGGCGTTAGATGTGACACATACCTATATCCTGGATGCACAGTCTCGCCGTTTTATGATTCGCTGATGGCAAAACTAATCACATGGGGCCAAACTTTTGAGGAATCACGAGTTCGAATGATAAACGCACTAAACGACTTTTACATCCAAGGCGTAGAGACGTCAATACCGCTGTACAAGACCATACTAAAAACAGAAGAATACAAAAAGGGAAATCTTTCCACTGACTTTTTGAAGCGATATGGAATAATAGACAAACTAGTACAAGACATCAAAGAAGACCAAAAGCAAAAGCAACATGCCGCAATTGCGGGTGCCATTATCCACTCTGAATTCTTTAGAAGCAGAGTAAAATCATCAAGTGCTCCAAGCCCACGCTGGAAGAGCCACATGGATGGAAGATAATCATGGAATACAAAATAGCAGACATTGAAGCGGCATTTGAGGGCCATATCCTGCAAAAAACAGGCGAATCTGATTACACCATCAAAATAAACGACAAACAACACACACTCAAAATTCTCAAAATGAACACTCGAGGAATAGAATTTGTCCTCGATTCCCACGTCCACACTGTCA
Encoded proteins:
- a CDS encoding acyl-CoA carboxylase subunit beta — encoded protein: MHTDKIEKFLEKQKTALASGGQDRIKAQHEKGKLTARERIHLLLDEGSFTEIDALTTHHYYEYDMQKKKFFTDGVVTGYGTINGRQVFVFAYDFTVLGGTLSQMGAKKITKLMDHAVRTGCPIIGIADSGGARIQEGILSLDGFADIFYHNELASGVVPQITASIGPSAGGAVYSPAMTDFVIMVEKEGTMYVTGPEVVKTVLGEEVSFEDLGGAMAHGTKSGVAHFVAKNEYDCFDKIKTLLSYIPSNNTEEAPHVVTDDDPNRTDHNLINKIPENSLQPYDMKEILLSIVDNNQLFEVHELFAQNVIVGFARMNGRTVGIVANQPMSLAGALDIDSSNKASRFIRYCDAFNIPIITFVDTPGYMPGTHQEHNGIIRHGSKLLYAYCEATVPKITLVIGKAYGGAYIAMGSKNLRTDINYAWPTAQIAVLGSEAAVKIMNKKDLDNAKNPDELKKQLTAEFNEKFANPYVAASTGSVDAVIDPAQTRPMLIKALEMLANKRDKQLPRKHGNINL
- a CDS encoding acetyl-CoA carboxylase biotin carboxylase subunit, which encodes MIKKVLIANRGEIALRVIRTCKALGLKTVAVYSDEDYNSLHVKKADEAFYIGKAAPRESYLNQERILDAILKSGSDAVHPGYGFLSENSDFAQLCEDNKINFIGPSAASMDLCGDKMRCKAAMFKAKVPTVPGSPDLVKDVEEALDIANEIGYPVLLKSVYGGGGRGIRLVNNDKELREAYETVTGESIAAFGKSAILVEKFLEKIRHIEYQMARDKHGNAVHIFERECSIQRRNQKLIEQTPSPVVDQKTRDRIGELVVKAAEAVDYTNLGTAEFLRADNGDFYFIEINARLQVEHPITELVSGLDLVKLQLDIANGEPLPFKQKDLHMNGYAIECRINAEDTFLDFAPSTGPVPDVTIPSGPGVRCDTYLYPGCTVSPFYDSLMAKLITWGQTFEESRVRMINALNDFYIQGVETSIPLYKTILKTEEYKKGNLSTDFLKRYGIIDKLVQDIKEDQKQKQHAAIAGAIIHSEFFRSRVKSSSAPSPRWKSHMDGR